One genomic window of Halovivax cerinus includes the following:
- a CDS encoding DUF7519 family protein, producing MTTHDARPSVVAGMCALIAGVVGVAVAVLGSAESAAIAVLGFGLLVWAVRRGGTVPLDLGAMILFLALVHATVRSPGVVVAFVGSLAVVLAWDFGHTARDVGRQLGRESRTKRLEIVRIGTSTLVGLVTVTLASLAFLSVGTVGSVGAVIALVLSVLFVTIALGTGVTAVRSHDDVFRDV from the coding sequence GTGACGACACACGACGCTCGACCGTCGGTCGTCGCCGGGATGTGTGCCCTGATTGCAGGCGTCGTCGGCGTCGCTGTCGCGGTACTCGGATCGGCCGAATCGGCTGCCATCGCCGTCCTCGGATTCGGCTTGCTCGTCTGGGCCGTTCGACGTGGCGGAACCGTTCCGCTCGATCTGGGCGCGATGATCCTGTTCCTCGCACTGGTTCACGCGACGGTTCGATCTCCCGGCGTGGTCGTAGCGTTCGTCGGGTCGCTCGCGGTGGTCCTCGCCTGGGACTTCGGACACACGGCTCGTGACGTGGGGCGCCAACTCGGGCGGGAATCCCGGACGAAGCGGCTCGAGATCGTTCGAATCGGGACGTCGACGCTGGTCGGACTGGTCACCGTGACGCTCGCGTCCCTGGCTTTCCTCTCGGTTGGGACCGTCGGTTCCGTCGGTGCAGTGATCGCGCTGGTCCTGTCCGTCCTCTTCGTGACGATCGCGCTGGGTACCGGCGTCACCGCGGTACGCTCGCACGACGACGTGTTCAGGGACGTCTGA